GTCAACGGCTGCACCTACTGCCCGTACCACCACCAGAACAAGCATATCCGGCGCAAGAAGCTGACCCAGGACGAAATCCGCGCCGAGGTCATCGCGCTGCAGGACATGGGCCATAAGCGCCTTGCACTCGAAACCGGCGAGGACCCGGTCAACAATCCGATCGAATATGTGCTTGAGAGCATCAGGACCATCTACTCGATCAGGCATAAGAACGGTGCGATCCGGCGGGTCAACGTGAATATCGCGGCGACTACGGTCGAGAACTACCGCAAACTCAAGGACGCCGGGATCGGCACGTATATCCTGTTTCAGGAGACCTACAACAAAAAGGCGTACGAGGAGCTGCACCCGACCGGGCCGAAGCACAACTACGCCTACCATACCGAGGCGATGGACCGCGCGATGGAGGGCGGCATCGACGATGTCGGCTGCGGCGTACTTTTCGGGCTGAACCTCTACCGCTACGATTTCGTCGGGCTCCTGATGCACGCCGAACACCTCGAAGCGGCGAAGGGAGTCGGCCCGCACACGATCAGCGTGCCGCGCATCCGCCCGGCGGACGACATCGACGCCGGGGCGTTTTCGAATGCGATTTCGGACGATATCTTCGAGAAGATCGTCGCGGTGCTCCGCATCGCGGTGCCGTATACCGGGATCATCATTTCGACCCGCGAATCCCAGGCGGCGCGCGAGCGTGTGCTGCGGCTCGGCGTGTCGCAGATTTCGGGCGGTTCCCGCACCAGCGTCGGCGGCTATGTGCAGGAAGAGACCGAGGAGGAGAATTCCGCGCAGTTCGACGTCAGCGATACGCGCACGCTCGACGAAGTCGTGAACTGGCTGCTCGGGCTCGGCTACATCCCGAGTTTCTGCACCGCCTGCTACCGGGAGGGGCGCACCGGGGACCGTTTCATGTCGCTCGTGAAGAGCGGGCAGATCGCGAACTGCTGTCTGCCGAACGCACTGATGACCCTGAAGGAGTATCTCGAGGATTACGCTTCGGACGACACGAAGAAGAAAGGCGAGGCCGTGATCAGGCGGGAGCTCGGCCATATCACGAATCCCAAAGTGCATGCCGTCGCCGCCGAGCATCTGCGGGAACTGCACGACGGCAAGCGGGATTTCCGTTTCTGATTCCGGAATCGGCGCCCTCCGGAGGGAGGACGCCGGCCGGTTCAGAGTGATGATTTCCGGCGCCGGTGGCCGAGGATGACGGCGAGCAGCGCGACGATGATGATTCCGAGAATCACGCGCAGCGCGGCACGGTTGCTGCCCTCGTCCTGCTTCGGCTGTTCGACGGTCTGCTCCTTCAGCTTCCGGCCGCTGACCTCTTCCGCCTTCTTCCGTTCCTCGGCCAGCCGGCGCTGCTGCTCGAGAGTTTTGGCGATCTGCCGCTCATACTCCCTGCGCAGTTCGGGGTCCCTGAGCTGCTCCCTGATCATTTCACGCAGCTTTTCGTTGCGGGTCGGCGGTAGGTCGAACTTCTTCATGAGTTCGACGTGGGTTTCGGCGATCTGGCGGACGGTTTCGGCGTCGGCCTTCCAATATCCTTTGCGGACGGTTTCGAGCATGACGGCGGTCATCTCCTGAAGCGCCGCGGGATTGTTCTCCTCGAAGTATTTTCGTATTTCGAGATTCAGCTTGTCGTCAACGTAGACCTCCTTGTACTCCTGCCAGAGATGGTCTTCAAGCATATCGGGCTTCATGACCTCCCAGCCGAAGCTGTTGTGGAAGGTCTCCACGAAACTGCCGGTCGCGGCGGCGCCCTCCTTCATCATCTCTTTGATGTACTTCGGATTCAGCACCGTGCTGCGCGCCTCGACCATGGCGGCTTCGCCGGCCTCCTGCACTTTCGGGCGGCCGGGGGTGCGCAGGTCGTTGAAGTAGGCGCCGGGGTCTTTTCCGGTCACGTGCCGCGCCGCGAGGCTGAGCCCGCCGGTGAATTCATAGACGTGGTCGAGCGACAGCGGCCCCCAGCTGTTGGAGGAGCGGGACTGCACGACCGTATCGGTGTTGACGAGCGCCGCCTTGAACACCCCCTCGACATGTTCGCCCCAGTGGTCTTCGGTATAGAGCGCGCCCATGTTGTTCAGGTAGGTTTCGGCGATTCCCTTCGTATCTTCCCAGCTGCCGCTGTTCTGCACCATGCCGGTGACGCCGGTGCCGAAGTTGCCGTTGACGCCGCCGAAAAGGCGGGCGTTGCTGAGCGACTTGGCCTGTTCGGCGGACATGCCGCCGGCGATCAGCGCCTTGATGATTTCAAGCGAGCCTTCGCGGACGAAGTTGCCGAATTCTCCGTCCGGATCGGTCGCGGCCAGGCGCACCGCCTTGTCGATGAGCCGCATGCGGCTGGTCGCGGCTCCCCGGAACTGGCCGGAGGTCTGGATGACGACGTCGATGCGCGGACGCTTGAGTTCCGAAGCCGGAATCAGCTTCACATCCTGCACCCGGCCGCGCGAATCCCAGACCGGTTCGACGCCGAGCAGATAGAAGATTTCACCGATGTTCGTTCCCTGGGTCCGGATGAATTCGCCGCCCCAGAGCGAGAAGCCGACTTTCTTCGGATACTCGCCGGTCGATTTGAGCTTGGCCTGGATCAGCGCCTCGGCGAGCTGTCTGCCGACGGCGTAGCTCTCTCTGGTCGGCGTGCGCTCCGGGTCGATGCCGTAGAGGTTTTTGCCGGTCGGGACGGTATCGGGATTCAGCACCGGGTCGCCGCCGGGCGACGGGTAGAGGTAGCCGCCGTTGAACGCATTCACGATGGAAGCCAATTCCGCTTCGGTGGATTTGAGCAGGTCCGCCTTGGCCCGGAAGGTGATCTCCTCGGGAGCCGGTTCCGGTTTCGGCGCCCGCTGCTGCATACGATCCGGCATTCCCATCCCGCGCGGCGGGCCGGCGGGACGCGGCTGCTTCATCTGGCCGGCCATCTGCTGCATCGCGGCGGCCATCTCCGGCGGAATCGCGCGGCCGTCGGGCAGCTTGCCGGACCCCATCATCTTGCGCATATCGTCAGCGGAAGCGGACATCCCCTGCGGATGGCCCTGCGGACGCGCCGGAGCGTCCTGCTTCTTTTTGAACTTCTCCGGGTTGACCAGCGCCTCCTTCGCCCGGGCGTGCGCTTTGGAGAGGTAGTTCTCGGTGAAGAAATGGAGGTCTTCACGCTGCTCCTCTTTCACCTTGCCCGC
This DNA window, taken from Victivallis lenta, encodes the following:
- the hydG gene encoding [FeFe] hydrogenase H-cluster radical SAM maturase HydG, with amino-acid sequence MYDPKSPKAEEFIDDDEIQATIRFARENRGNRELIEAVLEKAKECKGLNHRDALLLLECDQPDLNEKIFALAREIKQKFYGNRIVMFAPLYLSNYCVNGCTYCPYHHQNKHIRRKKLTQDEIRAEVIALQDMGHKRLALETGEDPVNNPIEYVLESIRTIYSIRHKNGAIRRVNVNIAATTVENYRKLKDAGIGTYILFQETYNKKAYEELHPTGPKHNYAYHTEAMDRAMEGGIDDVGCGVLFGLNLYRYDFVGLLMHAEHLEAAKGVGPHTISVPRIRPADDIDAGAFSNAISDDIFEKIVAVLRIAVPYTGIIISTRESQAARERVLRLGVSQISGGSRTSVGGYVQEETEEENSAQFDVSDTRTLDEVVNWLLGLGYIPSFCTACYREGRTGDRFMSLVKSGQIANCCLPNALMTLKEYLEDYASDDTKKKGEAVIRRELGHITNPKVHAVAAEHLRELHDGKRDFRF